atacaaCCTCTGCACCGGATGTGTGGCttaaaaagagacagacagaggcCAGGGAAGCATGAACAGAAGCTACAAGGCCGATCCCAGCCCAAGACCCCAGCTTTGCACTGTGTGTTGTTTAGAAGCTTGTTGCCACAAACATATTCAAACAAACAGCAACAGCTTCATCTACTGGAAACATTCATGTGGACCTCAGCTCTAGGAAAACTCTTTGGTACAGACTttgaaggaaaaataaattatcattaaAAGTGCATTGCAAGAGAAACAGATGCATTAATGCAAACAGTGGGGAAACTATGCCACCCTTCCTAAGCAGTTGGGCTGtcactcccagcagccctggccagcatagggcaaaagtgaggaatgctgggagctgtagtcctgcCACATGGGGAAGggcacatgattctcacccctgtaTCCCACAAATGCAGCTTATTCACAAGGGTCTGAAACTTTCTTTGCTCAGTTAGCCCCATTACAACCATCTGCAATACGAAACAGGGTCCAAGGATgtagccacactacagaattaaagcactttgacaagactttaactgtcatgacatctgacagaccaggctgtgtaccttgccaaactacaattcccaggatcctataTCCTGTCCTCCAAGGTGGCCACTGACTGGGAACCTCAGCAATGGCCATCTGCATCTAGCCCTCTGCTCAAGCGTTTTAGATGGACAATGGCTTCCTCCTAAACCCCAATGGGAGACCTCAGCCCCTGAAAGCACTCTTTCCTCCCAAAGGACTCCCAGAGACCAGAAGGAGGACGACACAAGTTTGTACATAGAGAGATTTATTGGTTCCAGTGAATTGTACAAATGGATCTGACCTGATATCAATGCTAACATGTTGTTATTGGGAAGTGGAATGTAAACAGATGCTTCAAATAGAAACAGTCTAACCTTATttcttaaaattaaatatttgacAAAGTaataatagaaagaaaaaaatatctgcaTTTAGGCATGGTGACAAAAACGCGTAGATTTAGGTTTATGACGTCACCAGAATCACAAAGTATaatgccccctcccccaaaaaaggcgGGGGTCGAACTCTGGCGCTCGTAAGAGACCcaacaaggaaaaataataacCAGGTAAAGGAGCACCTGACGCGCCCTTCCTGCAGAGGAGACCGCACTCCCTCGCAGGGCCAGGTGCGTAAAAATGCTCCAGGGATCTGAACCTCAGGAAGGCCGTCGTCGCACATGGATTCGGAATGGCCCTCGCTATTCCTGGCTTCCGAAACTCCCCATTGGTTTCCTCATCCCCAAAACACTTCCTCTTTGCTTCTTCCACGTGTTCAAAGTGGCTGCAATGAAAGCAATTCTAAATTTGCTCACGGATGGGAATGCCCGCGGTTGGCTCTTCATAGCCGTTGGAACAAACCTCACAGGAGGAAGCGCTCTTTTGGCCTGAAAGAACCACCTTCCCCCTTGCTAAGGCAGGCACTTCCCCAGAAAGAAAGGGATGGGAACGGGGGGGACACTCGACCCGTCTACCCCAACAGCAAGCTGCCTCCCAACAGTGTTTTGAAGCATCTTATTATAGTTTGACTGACTGACTCAAACCATTTCCAAGACTGGCTGTTTAAACTGAAGGGGGGCAGGAGCGAAGATTAAGGGCCAAAATCGGATGTGACAAGAGCGAGGGTGACATCCACCACTTACAGGCTTGGCACCCGCTTCTTGATAGAACCTGACCCCACATGGGCTTGCTTCTGTGGGGTACATGCTACATATCCTCGTGTGCGGGGTCAGGGCGGGGAGAAACCAGAAGGCCGcccaggagaagaaaagagaaaaatcgCAGGCTAGGAAAAGTAGAGTAGGAAATGGCAGATTTGAACTCAGAGCCAGTAGTAGTAGTTCCAACCTCGGACCACACCCTCGAATCCATGTAACATCTCACACAACCATTTGGATAAGGACTTTGGTAACACACAGAGAAAGGTTAGGGTAGCCGCAAgtgctggagagagagaggaaggcgaGGAGGCCCTACCCTCCCTTCAAGTCGAGGCTTCTGCAGAGAATACGGGGTTTTGGTTCATTCCCTTCCCCAGGTgactgaggggtgtgtgtgttttgtatttgtaAACCTCTGGAATTACCCGTCGTTCCCCAAACTTCATCGTGTTGTTGTCAGGCTGCTGGTGAGCACTGGGCTGTCGGAGCTGGGCTGCTGGGCCTGCTCCTTCACAACTGGATCTGCAGGAAGGAGAGAACAGGGACGGTTATAGGCCGGGGCACACAGGCTCACCTGCGCAGGTATTTCCCATATACTGTGCACTGTAAGCTACACAGCCAGCCTTCCGTATCTATgcattttttaatccacagattcaaacaccTACAccttggaaatatttaaaatatatataaattcccaaaatcaaacccttcattttgccattttatataagggacaccattttactatgccactgtatttaaagggacttgagcatccatggattttggtatccacgggggatcctagaaccaaaccccagcggataccaagggcccactgtatatttatttcacatttattGTTTGCTGTCTGTGCATTATTCTACATATTACATTCAGGTTTACCATACAATTGTTTGGCATATTCTATATGTGCTTCAGGTATATTCTTTATTTATTGACTTTGGTGGTTAAGAGTTCTCTCATTTTGTATCTCATGTTTATATTCACTCCTTTACTGGGTTTGACCAATCCTCCACCCCAAGTGCAACAGAAGTGATGTTACAtcacttctggttgccattttgagaggactACAAATTGAGGGGTTTGGGCTTGCTGTGGGGAAATGTAAggcttggggtggtggtggtgggggaactGGCCTCTGTTTCTCCTCACAGTCGACCACCAATGTTTTAAGATGCACATGAGTGTCCCATCACTGGCCCTGCATAACTAATAATCCACACCAGTAGCTTGGATCAAGACATTTCAAGTCAGAAGATAAGCAGCCAtctctgacttttggcaaccctaaggtgaagctatcatgaggttttcttggcatgatttgtttggaGGCTGGCTTGCCCAAGAGTGGCTGAGCAGAATTCAGACCTtggttttccagagtcatagtccaacactgaaaccactacaaaacattcctgcatggcaccactttaaatgtgtGGCAGACTTATTAAATCAACTGGGCAGCAAGAGGCACTGCTACAGAAAATCTTAGTGCTAAATTGTAAGGGTAGTAATCCAATCCTATTTATGGAGTAGAAAGACATGCCTAGAAACTGCCACCGTTTATGGTTCTGAATGCCTATAGCAACCGGGAGAAGGAGGTGCTGACATCTCATTTTGAGAGGCACAAGCTTTTCAAAATATAGGTATACTTTAAAAGATTGTTGCAAAACCTCACAAAAAGCACCCATggaagacccttcaccatttctcAAAACTGAGGCTATAAATCCAAGGAAACATTTTTGAGAGAGTTTTTAGAGATGGTTGCCTTGGtgtttttgcccccaaacatGCCTAAACATTTCTGCTAGGGTTACCTTTTAGTCTGCTGTAGCAACATGGTCTTGTCGCaatttgaaagagaaacaaagtATGTTTGGACCTTCAAGATGTTGTAAGACTCTTGTTCAGCTAAGTGTATTAATGCGCAAGACTGTCCCTGCTCTTTAAACAAAAGTTTTGAGATGGCTCTAATAAGCCCAACCAAGCCACTGCTGATTTTCCAGCTCAGCCCCGTCTTTtgctctccccccctcccccggtaACCCCCCAAAAGCTTACAGAAATAAGGGTGCTCCATAGCTTCTTTGGCAGTCAACCTCTGTTGATGGTCATATCGCAGGAGTTTGTCCAGAAGGTCCAAGACTTCAGGGCTGACCAGGTGTCTGTTTTCACTGTGAATGAAGTTCTCCCAGCGCTTCCGTGAATGTCTACAAGCAAAACAGAGAAGCAACTTTGTGGGCATGAAGATGGACAATGGGGAGAAATCTCAGACAGGGGATCTCTCATATTTTAGGCACACATTGTGAGAGTATCTCTGATTAGGCAGGGATGTCAAGCTTGCTTTCGTTTTCCCCACTGTCAAGATTGCTCCTTTCCTAGTCCTGCAATGGAACTACCACTAAAGTCAGCACAAAGACATGAATGTGTTTTcgtgggcattttttaaaatatttgtattttgcaAGCAGATTCTGTCTCACCAGCAGGGTTTCCAGAGAGCTGGGGTCACCAAAAACTTGTCTACCAAACCATGAACTTAAAAAATGTTCATCCAAAGAGAGTCAAGAATAGTCTACGGATTTCTTCTGGTTTTTCCCCTCTCTAAGCCATAAGCAGACACACAGTGCTCCTGCATGACTTATACTCTGAGGATGGAGATTTTGCTCTGTCTTCTAAAAGCCACAAAATAAACATTGTTTTGGATACACAAAACAACAGCACAAAACCCCACTTTCAGGGATGCATGTGGTCCATGCACATGGCTTATATGCGGCCATGTATTGGCACCACAAACTAAGAGATGCGGGATACAGTACTACTGAGTAATCTGAAACTTAATGCTCCCAGATCATGGAGAGGTCAAGAGCAGATGCCTATAATGGCATTTAATGACAGGAGCCCAGAGGCAACAGAAAAGGCTGGCCAACAGCTGTTCCAGCTCCATCACCACAATCCCATCAAGGAAGAAGAGGCTCCCTGCTGGGTCTGCTCTTTTTCTGCAGGGAAAGGCCCCATGGTTTATGATACACTCCCCTATCCCAGTAAACACAATAAATCAtgcatgccacaataaacttacTGTCCCAGGATATCATTGAAGTGTGGGTCCAGTTCTATGTGGTACTTCTTCAGATAACCATATAATTCATCTGTACCCAGAACCTTTGCAATGCGAACCaactgcaataaaaaaaaacctaggtGTGTATTGattgaaagggagggggggaataacACCGGGACAGCAGCTGTGGCAGTTTCACCAGGACAAGGTGAGCTCCAAAGCTGCCAATGCAGGGGAAAGAGACAAGAACCCGGCAAAGGCAGGTTAGCAGTGCTGGGCCTGGAACAGCTGCCCTGGCAGAGCACAGTTTCTGCAGGGAGGAAGAATATTTCAGTCCTCTCTTGCCCCTTCCCTCAAAGCTATCTTTTGTTGCTGAGACAAGATCTAGTTCCCATGGACAGGGAGATAGAGAACACTGTAGTCAAGTACGAGTTGGGAGTGGGCTTGTAGGGACAGCATCTCAGGATCAATCATTGCCATCTGTGGTCAAGAGATCCCTTCTACTGCTCAAGACCTTAGACAGCCATGCCTATCAGAAGTAGATAACACCAAACAAGATGGACTTCTCATGCTCATATAAGATGTCCCCTCTCCCATTTATTCACTGATTCGACAAAACGTATAGCAACTGGCTGGTCCCAAAGAGGACCAGACCTCAAGTCCATTGAAGCCCTGCCTTGTCAAGGGCACAATGCTTGCCCATTCAAGCCCCAAGGGAAAAGGAGCCACTAGTGTCCCCAAGATAATGCTGGGACCTTTTTTAAAGCCAATCTTCCAAGAGAAAATCATCAGACTCAACATGACTCAAGGGGATCTGTCCTCTGTCAGTAGCTGCACAAAGAGAAAGGAGGCATGTATTCACCACAACCTCTTTGTAAATTGTTCTGTTTCGCCTCACCTGGTCATAGTTATCCTGACCGTGGAAAAAAGGCTCTTTTCGGAAGATCATGCTGGCCAGCATACAGCCTAAGCTCCACATATCTAAGCTATAGTCGTACATctggggggagaagaagagcaaTGAACAAAAACGACTTACATCTTGTAATCAGATTGCTGCAATGCCAACTCAACTGGATTCTTAAAACATTGTTACTTAGCTGCTACTAGCCTCAAGTGTTAAGCAaaaattttattgttgtgttcagCAGAGGTACAGCTTTGAAAGTGACATTTCAGAAAAAACCAAAATCCCATGGATCTCCACAGTCATCTCCCTCTTGACTGAAGAAAAACAGACCTGTCTTTATTGGCTGTTGCCAACCCCAAAAACGCCCAGATCTCTATTGCCCAGCTTCAGATCAGGTATACGCAGTGTACATTTACAGTTGGGCCTAGTCTGAACATTCCCTCATAACCAGGCAGCATCTCTTGAACTCTGTTAATTCCCTTATGGTTTTCATGCTCTTTGTTTATTATATCACATCTTTCCTCTACTGAGCAAAAGGCAGTGTAACTTTGTCATAGCTGTGTTTCCCCTCCAAACATAACTAATTACATTTATCACCATTGCTTGTGCTTTGTGACTACTCCTCAATTTCTTATTGGCACCCACTCCTTTTTAGCACTGAAGAGCAAACAGAAGGACAAGTCTTACTTGGTAGTCCACGAGAAGCTCTGGCCCTTTGAAGTACCTCGAGGCAACGCGGACATTGTATTCCTGAGCTGGATGGTAGAATTCTGCCAAGCCCCAGTCTATGAGGCGCAACTGCAGACAAAGGAGACAGGCAATGGGTGAAACCGCTCTGGGAAAAGTGAACCAACTGCTGGCCAGGGTAAGTTTAGAGGCTCAGCATCTGTACCTTCTTTAGCCCTACAGTGATAGCAGTCCAATGGCTGGAGGAAGGTTTTGCTAATCAAGTCACAAGTCATCTAAAAGCATCCAGGTAACAGCAAAACAAACAGAGTGATAGAAAACAGATATGCGGCAAGATATTTTTAGAGAAGGGGATGGCTCTGAATCAAGCTGCAGGCAACAATGGGAAGATCAGTAAACAGTGTGTCATACATAAGCAACAGCTTTGTGCACCTGAAGCGCCTGGTGACCAGTAATCCACACTGACCTCTGAAGTTGGGAGTAGGGAGAATGGGAGAGGTTTGGTACTACTACAGGAACACAGAATGGCAAAACATTCCCCTAgcgtttgtgtgtgtttgtaccttTTTCTGTTGGTGGTCTATCATGACGTTATGAGGTTTGACATCTCTATGCATGATCCCCATGCTGTGACAGTAATCCAAGGCCTGAGAAAGACACACAGAAGTTAGTGCCAGATGTAAAGAAAAATTCAGCCATCAAACTGCAGGGGAAGGCAGGCTCATGAACCTTGCCTCTCCCTCAACAATCACTAAACAGACTTTCTACTAtgatggaagagagagaaaaatgagagGTAAGGAGAGATTCCAGTCTTTGTTGAGACAGCAGCCATTTATGCCTCTTCCACTCTCTGAGCTGCTTCCCTTCCAGCTGCTCATAAGACCTAAAACATCTGCCAGCATCATAGCTGGCCTTCCTAAGAAGCAGACAACATTAACAATTGCTGGCTGAATATTCCTcttaactctttttcttttccttctctcattTTATAACACACATTGGCAACTGTTATCAGCCAGGGAGCCAATTTCCCAACTCCACCTGGGAACCTGCTAAGGGCCACTCTCCTTCACCATCCAAACTCGACAGCCAGTGATACAACAAATCCGCTTCCAGGTTAAGCGGGAAGGAATCAAAGGCTCATTTTTAACTAAAACCAGGCACTCAGGGGATGTATACCTTGTTCTAAAAGTGAACCATGGTTCTTGGAGGGAATAGAGGGATCTTTATTTCCCAAATAACATTGGAAAACCTCTGTAGTTAgctttgcaagccaccttgattTCTATCTTTGGGGAAAACACAGGGTATAAATAAGGGAGCAGAACAGACTAAGAGATCCATGCTAGCTCTGTGGCACTTCACACAAGTTGGAGGGCAGTTCTGATGACACAGGCTTTGAAAAATACTCCAAATGATGTCCTTGCCAACGCAACAATGATGGCTCTTTCCATTGACTGTGCTGTTACACTATAAGCCTGCTTGTCCTCTGACCTTGCATAAGTCTTTAGGGGTGACCCAGACTCAAGACTGCTTATCCAGAAGATGTTAAGTCTGGGAGTTGCTCAGGTACAATCTGTAGCCTGTTGTATTTGGCTTTAATGTAGAGAAGGGGGAATAATGGCTCTAGTTCTGTCCCCCCATACAATATTTGGTTCTGCAGTCCTGCTGTGGAGGTAGTGCTGCTTTCACTGTGCCTCTGAGCCAAGCCTGAGAGGTTTTGCATTGGCAGGGGAAAGGCAGAGAGGGCAGCAGAACTCTCCAGTCTGGTCCTAAGCTGCAACTTGATCTTCGTCGGCTGCACGAAACCCCATCTGACAAAACTTGAAAATCCCAAGTGCCAGGAGTGACCTTTCCAAACTGCTATTCAAATACTCACCTTGAGCAATTCATACATATAAAACCGAATATCAAAGTCTGTCAGAATCTGGTATAGTTGCTGAAaatagcaaaagaagaaaaagaagaaatcagtgcTGCactttttggggtgtgtgtaaaACTTCATACCTCTTGCCCCTGCTCCCATCGCCTTCTGTGCCATTTCGCTGTTCCGTGGACTAAATGAAGTCAAGCACAACAATTTCTTCTACAAAGCATCCAAATGTCCAAAACCTACTCCTGCTGCAATGGCTTGAACTCAAAATTCAGAAGAGAAGCCATGCTAATACGTATCAGCAAGGCAGCAATCTATCTAGAATCCCTCTTAAGTGCTTCAAGCACACTGGAGGCATCAGCCCAGCCATTCTGACAACGGCCCTGCAATGTAGATTGCAATGTCAACTACTGAAAGGGTGGAAACTAAAAGAATATTAGCCATCCCATTGGTTTGAGGCTGAGGTTAAGACCAGAATTGGGGACACTGAGTGAAGAGCTGAGACTCTTTGCTACTGCAATCTAGGAATGTAAAAGTTGTGTTTTACCTCTGACCCAAAACATCCCACCAACAAGCCTGAACTATTTTCCCAACATACAAAAAGATTATCCATTGCAAAGTACAAAGACAGGctaagggtgcatctaaactacagaaataatgcagtgtgacaacattttatgtgctgtagcttcatcctatggaatcctggggtttgtcgttttacaggatctttagccttctacaagtcctgggattctgtagggtggcaccatgaagtggtgtcaaactgcaatattgctagtgtagatgcactcattGTTCAACGCACCTCTTTCCAGAACTGAAAGAGTTCCACAGGCAGCCTGCCTGCTTCCAATCCCAATTCAATGTGTAATTATTGACTTCTAAAGCCCAAGACGGTTGGAATCCAACAATCCCTCAACTTGCCATTTGCCTTCCCTCATCACTCCTGTAGCTGCTGAATGCAGCAGAGGTCCTGTCACTGATCCAGTGCTGGTTCAGATCACATCAGTTGTGAACCTCCACTCCAGTTTTACTTGCCTCTGCTGCATCTACTGATACTGAATCCCATCAGCATTTGCTTCAAGTAATGCCTTTGAAACTCTCCAAAACCCTCTTTTGATTTCACTATCCTGGGCGCAACGTGGTCTCAGCTGTAACTGACCTTCAACACAGCTGACTCCTGAACTCAAGTTTGCATTAACAAGTTAAGTACTATCCACTGCAGTACCAACTCTTGGGAGACCAAATTTGTCCATTCAGTCCTATTTGGTGTGTCCTCTTTAACCAACCACAGCTCTGTAAAAGAACCTGTCGTCTAACCCTTTGACGGTCAGGTTTATTGAAAGGACCTTTAGGAAGGACCATGTTCAGGACCGGTTAGTAATCCAAGTATATCAAGCCTGTTGAATAACCTCGGTCCACACGCTTGTTGCCACTCAAGGGTATCTCCAAAAAGGCTGGAGAGGAACAACATCTTTTCATCCTTCATCATCCAACAAGCTCCATGCCAATTTTCTGTGTCTGTTATGTCTGAACAGAGCCTGGGATTCTTCTAATGCAAGGATGTGAATCCTGCAACCCTCTCGATATTGCtagatttcaactcccagcatttctcactgcTGGTTATCATGGCTAGGGATGACAGGAATTACAGTCCCATAACATCTAGATGGGCCAACTATTTAAATCTATTTAGCAGCCTATTCCTCAAATTACATTCCCCTTACCCCGCTGTCAACTTACATTTGTTTTACCAGAACTGTGCTCTTACTTAGATGCCTCATTCTGACAAGCCTTCTTATTAAAGGATGTCTTCTTATCTCCCTCGACTCAGCTAATTACCCCAGACAGGATCCTCTTGAGCTCCCCTTTGCACCCTTCCTCAAAAATGTTGTAATCTCTAGCCAAGTTCCCTTTATCATAGTTCGGAGTAACTACCAAGAACCTAAAATAGTCCTGACAGTCCATTTCAAATTCTGTTTAATAAAGAGAACCCCTCCACTTGAAATTAAACAAGATCATGCTGGCATTCCTGGACAATTCCCCTCTTACATTTTATATTAAATCCAACAGCACTGCTGCTCACTGTTCCCAAGTACTTCAGCTTCACTTACATTAGGCACCAGGATTAAGTCAGGAGACCTGACTTAAAACTTCCTGGCACTAGTCACAGAACCAGCAAGGCATTTCACGGCCCACTGACTATAGCTAAAAATTCTGCCTCTTTGTTGTGACCTGGATGTGTCTTTACACAGTCAATGTGAAAGCAGCTAGGGTCACCCTTTATTACAACCCCTCTGGGTTATATccctcatttctttttctctgaatTTTGGTCAGGTGGAGCACATTATACACATTACACTACTTTTGTAGCTGATTCTCTCCTCCAACTATGCTGCATAGTGAGAGGAGTTTGCGCCTGTTATGTGTTCTGGTTTGTCAGACTCAGTGCATTTTGCCAACGTCAGTCACTCCCAATCTACTCtccccaactctttctttctATAGGACTACATCTGGTGATAAATGTATCTCACAGGTTCTTAAAGTCCCACTATATTTCCAACACTCCCAACTAATGTATGCTCTTTTAAAACACCAGATAATTTTTTCACAACCAGTTTTCCCCCCTGTGTTGGAATCCATGGCTTCTTATACACACCCATATGTCCTTCTTGTTTGCCATTTTACTGGCGATTTTTTGGGTCCAATTAAATAGTTGCCAGCTTCTTCTGAGCTCACTGGCAAGTCCTAATTTACCTCCATTTTGAGGACCTAGAACACTGTTATTTTTTACACCAACCAAAGAGGGAAAGTTATACTAAGCGTTTCTGATTTCCTGTCATCTTTCTCAAAAGAAATCAGTTCAAAAGCTGCTTATAATTTCTGTGGCAGACACTAAACTCCAGACACTCAGAGCCATCAGGGAGCAGATGGAGCCTGTCCCAGTTGCAGAGCCTCGCCTCCATTTCACGCAAAGCTTAATTTTAGGGTTTTCATTCCTCCCAAATCTTCTCTCCGTATGTACTGCATTCATTCTAcccacttaaataaataaatgaataaataaagcagGCCCTGCCATCCCCATCAACACTGCTGCTGTAAACAGAGTATCATAGCAGAGAGATTAGCATGGCATTAAATGCTGCAAGGCAACAGTTGCTATATTGAGACAGAGTCGCTAGGAAATGCAATCAACTTCCATTGCACCACTTTTTCCAAACCTGTGTCACAAAAGCCACAAGCAAAGGCAGTTTTTTATATGCAGTTTGCTTCCCATGAACTATCCAACAGACTCCACAGTTCATCTTTCCACAAGAAGGAGTCCTTCTTTCACCACTTATGGCAACTCTTCTATGTACCAATACAAAGACTCACCTTGAAATCTGTATTATTGATGTATTCAAACACCAGAGCTGGAGTCTTTGACTGGAAGAGAGAAAGATCTACAATTTAACCACACTTCCCCATAACCTGCATCCCCAGTTATTCCTAAGATTTCCCTGGAATCACGCACATTTGAGTCCTCAAACTCAAAAATAAAGAGAAGCAAAGCCAGTTTAGCCTTCATTGACACAAGATACACCAACAGCTGAAGCCTCCAGCATGGATTCTCACCATGTTGTCCATATATTCTAAGGTTCTGTGTTATAAAGCCCCATCCTGACCAATGTTCTACCTGCCGCACATTGGGTGAATTCTAAAATCTGTACATGAAGGCCTCCATATCTCTAACAATAAACCCCACCACCCCAGTCCCACTGAGAGAGAGGAGCACCTACCACCGGATCCTTGACCGTGTCAATCAGCTTAATGATGTTGGTTCCACCACGCAGATTCTCCAAAATCTTAACCTCTcgttttatcttctttttcttcactggCTTAAATACACAAGAGTGATTAGAAGTGAGGTTTCTTTCAATGCTCCTTTGTACCCAGTACCTAGGCTGGGGCGATGATGCACAATCAGCTATACAAAAATGGGGCAAGTAGCTACCGGTCAGATCACTAACATTAATGCCACTTCCAGACTAGGACAAATGGAAGCATAACCATTGGCCAACCACTTTACAATAATACAGTCTATTAAAGACTCAGGCTTGACAAGTCAAGGGGAAGACAGATACTGAAACGGCTGCAGATATTTTCACAAAGACTCTTAATAAGGGAATTATTTTGGGGGGATGAAGCAGTGCCTTAGGGAGACAGCACATGCGCCTGGCATGCGGAAGGTCTTTGCCTCAACCCCTGACAAATCTGGGGAACAACCCTGGAGAGTAGCTGCTCAGCAGGATAGATACAAATCTGGGTGCATCAGTGGCTTGGTGCTATAGAAGGCAGCAGGCTTAGATCCCAGCAACTTAACAAACGAGAATTATCGGATTCCAGCTTTAAAGGAAAACAGAATCTGCCTCTGATTCAATAATCTCTTTCTTGACGAACCTCCTCCCGTGGGATAAGGCAAATGAGGATGCACTGACAGGAACAGCAAACAGGCAACTCTTTCTCCTGTCTGAAAAGCTGGTGAAAAACAATTTGGGACATACTTGGAAGTGTATTTTTATGCCTGCTCAAGACCTGGCGGCAAATCTGATGTATATGGCCTTGTTCCTGCAGGACATCTCATGACATAATAAGAATGAGACCACGATGAAGAGAACCAAAAGGCAAACATGAGGAAGCGCTTGTTTGTGACCAGGAACATGACATTATCTGTGCTAGTCCAAAAGTACATACAGCTGATTAatatacattgtttttaaaagacgtTGGTTCTGCCACCTCTCTTGACAACAAATTGACACTAAAGTCATTCCCCAGTCAAAATTAACAGTTTTCACAAAAGTATGACAGAAGCATCCTAATTTTGCAAAGTCTGAACGCAAAACAATCATTTTAACTAATGAAGATGCATTATTATCCTTTTTCTCAACAAGGCAGCGATCAAAGGCAAGCACTGTAATCTGCAATCCATCCATGTAGACACAAATGCGTTTGACTGCAATGAAGCATACAGTATTCCTAAGTGAGTTTGTTTTGGATCACAGGTATGTACCGGGCTGAG
This genomic stretch from Sceloporus undulatus isolate JIND9_A2432 ecotype Alabama chromosome 8, SceUnd_v1.1, whole genome shotgun sequence harbors:
- the CSNK2A2 gene encoding casein kinase II subunit alpha' codes for the protein MPGPAAGSRARVYAEVNSLRSREYWDYEAHVPTWGNQDDYQLVRKLGRGKYSEVFEAINITNNERVVVKILKPVKKKKIKREVKILENLRGGTNIIKLIDTVKDPVSKTPALVFEYINNTDFKQLYQILTDFDIRFYMYELLKALDYCHSMGIMHRDVKPHNVMIDHQQKKLRLIDWGLAEFYHPAQEYNVRVASRYFKGPELLVDYQMYDYSLDMWSLGCMLASMIFRKEPFFHGQDNYDQLVRIAKVLGTDELYGYLKKYHIELDPHFNDILGQHSRKRWENFIHSENRHLVSPEVLDLLDKLLRYDHQQRLTAKEAMEHPYFYPVVKEQAQQPSSDSPVLTSSLTTTR